Proteins from one Niallia circulans genomic window:
- a CDS encoding DMT family transporter, whose amino-acid sequence MPYVFLLITSFLFGGNFVLGKSLVGHASPGTLTSLRWVLAVICLMPIIWRQEKRLIPPKEALLPLILMGITGVAAFNLLQFHALEYTSASNVGLISTLNTISIALFSFLFLKEKINRWQVGSMVLSLFGVVLVLTEGRLGLLLELHFNKGDLYMIGAVCIWGIYSVCSRWAMRKTSPLMATFASGAIGVILLLPFNAVDFTITNINASFIISIIYTGVVSTVICMVLWNIGVQKLGATEAGLFLNFNPIFTAILAFVFLNEKMSWMQALGSIVVIAGCYLFTKLKKFSDHPLKDSSIHLEEGNSTIFVHGKK is encoded by the coding sequence ATGCCGTATGTTTTTCTGCTGATTACGAGTTTTTTATTTGGGGGGAATTTTGTTTTAGGTAAATCACTTGTTGGTCATGCATCGCCAGGCACGCTGACAAGCTTGAGATGGGTGCTTGCTGTTATATGTTTAATGCCAATCATTTGGAGACAAGAGAAACGACTTATTCCTCCAAAGGAAGCATTACTGCCTTTAATCTTAATGGGAATAACAGGGGTAGCTGCTTTTAATCTGCTGCAATTTCATGCACTTGAGTACACATCAGCCAGCAATGTTGGCTTAATCTCCACATTAAATACCATTTCAATTGCTTTGTTTTCCTTTCTTTTTTTAAAGGAAAAAATTAATCGCTGGCAGGTCGGTTCCATGGTTCTGTCCCTTTTTGGAGTTGTGCTCGTATTAACAGAAGGAAGGCTTGGTTTGTTACTGGAACTGCATTTTAATAAAGGTGATTTATACATGATTGGCGCTGTTTGCATCTGGGGCATTTACTCTGTGTGCAGCAGATGGGCAATGAGAAAAACATCGCCGCTAATGGCAACATTTGCATCTGGGGCAATTGGTGTTATTCTGCTGTTACCGTTTAATGCTGTTGATTTCACGATTACGAACATAAATGCTTCCTTTATAATATCTATCATCTATACTGGTGTTGTTTCAACTGTCATTTGTATGGTGCTTTGGAATATTGGAGTTCAAAAACTCGGTGCTACCGAAGCAGGTTTATTCCTTAACTTCAACCCGATATTTACGGCGATTTTGGCATTTGTATTTCTTAATGAAAAAATGAGCTGGATGCAGGCTTTAGGCAGCATTGTTGTTATAGCCGGCTGTTACTTATTCACAAAGCTGAAAAAGTTTTCTGATCATCCATTAAAGGATAGTTCGATCCATTTAGAAGAGGGAAATTCGACAATATTCGTCCATGGAAAAAAGTAG
- a CDS encoding Lrp/AsnC family transcriptional regulator, whose product METIVNKVLDGIDLNLLDLLQKNAQLSNAELAKLVNLSPPATHARIKRLEKEGFIDKQVAILNHNKLGFDLLCYISISTNIHQEEAIAELEGVLSRMEEILECHCLTGEYDYLLKVANKDTRGLESFIKKLNKLGISKINTSLALREIKSSTVLPIK is encoded by the coding sequence ATGGAAACCATTGTTAATAAGGTACTTGATGGAATTGACTTAAATCTATTGGACTTATTACAAAAAAACGCACAGCTTTCTAATGCAGAACTGGCTAAGCTCGTTAACCTGTCTCCTCCTGCCACACATGCCCGCATTAAGCGCTTGGAAAAAGAGGGGTTTATTGACAAGCAGGTTGCCATCCTTAACCATAACAAGCTAGGCTTTGATTTACTGTGCTATATTTCTATTTCGACTAATATTCATCAGGAAGAGGCGATCGCAGAGCTTGAAGGTGTTTTAAGCAGGATGGAGGAAATTTTGGAATGTCACTGTTTGACAGGCGAATACGATTACCTTTTAAAGGTTGCCAATAAAGACACAAGAGGATTAGAAAGCTTTATTAAAAAACTGAACAAGCTTGGTATCTCAAAAATCAATACTAGCCTCGCACTTAGAGAAATCAAATCTTCAACGGTATTGCCTATCAAGTAA
- a CDS encoding PTS sugar transporter subunit IIC yields the protein MGFMANFEKFAEKALVPVASKLNSQRHIVAIRDAFILSFPITLAGSLIVLLNFAVLAPDGFIAKILFLHKLFPGLADLQSVFSPVLNGSTNILSMFIVFLVARNMAISLKSDELLSGLTALSTFFIIYPPYTAVEGTSFLTTQWVGAQGLFVAIIVGLLVGEFFSVLSKSKKLQINMPASVPPAVARSFKVLIPIIIITVAFAIGNAIINAFYPKGLHEFIYAVIQTPLKHLGTNIFSLVILAIVSNLLWVFGIHGPNTIAAIREAMFAEAGLENLNYVAEHGSAWGAPYPVTWAINDAFANYGGSGMTLGLLIAIFIVAKRKDYRDIGKLSIAPGLFNINEPVIFGLPVVLNPILILPFILVPAINIIIGYAAIVTGLIPPIAYSVPWTTPGPLIAFLGTGGNWLALVVGFVCLAVSTLIYIPFVMAANKAAAENNFGSGDSEKSA from the coding sequence ATGGGTTTTATGGCCAATTTTGAAAAGTTTGCTGAGAAGGCTTTGGTGCCTGTTGCGTCTAAATTGAACTCACAGCGGCATATTGTAGCAATTCGGGATGCATTTATTTTATCTTTTCCGATTACCCTTGCTGGTTCACTTATCGTTTTGCTCAATTTTGCTGTTTTGGCGCCAGACGGTTTTATCGCCAAGATATTATTTCTTCATAAGCTGTTTCCAGGCTTAGCTGACCTGCAATCCGTTTTTTCGCCTGTATTAAACGGATCAACGAACATTTTGTCCATGTTCATCGTCTTTCTCGTAGCAAGAAATATGGCCATCTCACTTAAATCAGATGAACTGCTGAGCGGTTTGACGGCTTTGTCCACCTTCTTTATTATTTATCCGCCATACACTGCGGTTGAAGGCACAAGCTTCCTTACAACGCAATGGGTTGGCGCACAAGGGCTTTTCGTAGCTATAATTGTAGGTTTGCTTGTTGGTGAATTTTTCAGTGTGCTTTCCAAGTCGAAGAAATTGCAGATAAATATGCCGGCATCGGTCCCGCCTGCTGTTGCACGGTCATTTAAGGTGCTGATTCCGATCATCATTATTACGGTGGCGTTCGCAATTGGAAACGCAATCATTAATGCTTTTTATCCAAAAGGCTTGCATGAATTTATTTATGCTGTCATTCAAACACCGTTAAAGCATTTGGGCACTAATATCTTTTCACTTGTCATCTTGGCAATCGTTTCTAACCTGTTATGGGTATTCGGTATTCATGGTCCTAATACAATTGCTGCCATTCGTGAGGCTATGTTTGCTGAAGCAGGTCTAGAGAACTTGAACTATGTGGCAGAGCATGGTTCTGCATGGGGAGCGCCATATCCTGTGACATGGGCAATCAATGATGCCTTTGCAAACTATGGTGGATCTGGCATGACCTTAGGTTTATTAATTGCGATATTTATTGTTGCTAAGCGAAAGGATTACCGAGATATAGGCAAGCTTTCCATAGCTCCAGGTCTATTCAATATCAATGAACCAGTTATTTTCGGTTTACCAGTCGTGCTTAATCCAATCTTAATTCTGCCGTTTATATTGGTTCCTGCTATCAACATTATTATCGGCTATGCTGCTATTGTTACAGGATTGATTCCGCCTATCGCCTATTCAGTGCCGTGGACAACACCTGGACCGCTGATTGCGTTCCTAGGAACTGGCGGAAACTGGCTCGCATTAGTTGTTGGCTTTGTCTGCTTAGCCGTTTCGACACTCATCTATATTCCGTTTGTAATGGCAGCAAACAAAGCTGCTGCTGAAAATAATTTTGGCTCTGGTGATTCGGAGAAATCAGCCTAA